One genomic region from Acidimicrobiia bacterium encodes:
- a CDS encoding DUF3048 domain-containing protein, with the protein MRLRWLILLVSVAVVAAACGGGGTVAAKHKKLPPTTVTTAGPPVAPLTGLPDNAAQALTRPALSIKIENTPEARPQTGLDVADVVYEEITEGNITRFIAVYNSTIPPIAGPVRSGRAMDPDILIPLGGIFAYSGGIQQTVDAISRTPGVNVIVDTGSDPALFRDHTKSAPHNLYAHADQLLARGGKPVPPSPLFHYLQQGAQFAGDGVKQFSISYDTLYRPTYTYDPASNTWKRSIGGTAFMDTDGQQVAPTNVIVQFVGCCLNSPEGAKDVTVGSGDITVFSSGRMTKGTWRRSSNTQPIQYFDSNGSPLQLTPGRTWVEFFPVTGEALGVFGVTPDPTRTIPVTTPTTAPTTTTTKKKR; encoded by the coding sequence ATGCGTCTGCGCTGGTTGATCCTGCTCGTGAGCGTCGCGGTCGTCGCGGCGGCGTGTGGCGGTGGCGGCACCGTGGCCGCCAAGCACAAGAAGCTGCCGCCCACCACGGTGACGACCGCCGGGCCGCCCGTGGCGCCCCTCACCGGCCTGCCCGACAACGCCGCGCAGGCGCTCACCCGTCCCGCCCTGTCGATCAAGATCGAGAACACGCCCGAGGCGCGGCCCCAGACCGGCCTCGACGTCGCGGACGTGGTCTACGAGGAGATCACCGAGGGGAACATCACCCGCTTCATCGCGGTCTACAACTCGACGATCCCACCGATCGCCGGACCGGTGCGATCGGGGCGGGCGATGGACCCCGACATCCTGATCCCCCTCGGCGGGATCTTCGCCTACTCGGGCGGCATCCAGCAGACCGTGGACGCGATCAGCCGGACGCCGGGCGTCAACGTCATCGTCGACACCGGCTCCGACCCCGCGCTGTTCCGCGACCACACCAAGTCGGCACCGCACAACCTCTACGCCCACGCCGACCAGCTGCTGGCGCGGGGCGGGAAGCCGGTCCCGCCGTCCCCGCTGTTCCACTACCTGCAGCAGGGCGCGCAGTTCGCGGGTGACGGGGTCAAGCAGTTCAGCATCTCCTACGACACGCTGTATCGGCCGACCTACACCTACGACCCGGCGTCGAACACCTGGAAGCGCTCGATCGGCGGCACCGCGTTCATGGACACCGACGGCCAGCAGGTGGCGCCGACGAACGTGATCGTCCAGTTCGTGGGCTGCTGCCTCAACAGCCCCGAGGGAGCCAAGGACGTGACCGTGGGCTCCGGCGACATCACGGTGTTCAGCTCCGGCCGGATGACCAAGGGCACGTGGCGGCGCAGCAGCAACACCCAGCCCATCCAGTACTTCGACTCGAACGGGTCGCCGCTGCAGCTCACCCCCGGCCGCACCTGGGTCGAGTTCTTCCCCGTCACCGGCGAGGCCCTCGGGGTCTTCGGCGTGACGCCCGACCCGACCCGCACGATCCCGGTCACGACGCCGACCACGGCGCCGACCACCACGACCACCAAGAAGAAGCGCTGA